A segment of the Aureimonas sp. SA4125 genome:
GGCAGGACTTCGAAACCCTTCTGGCCATCGGATCTGCGGATGATCTCGAGCGTGAAGTCGAGCCTAGGTGCCCGTCGAACCGAGGAGGCCGATGGAGTCATCGCTCGCTTTACACAGCCGATCCAGCAGCCTCGCGAGCATCTCGACATCGACGCGACCGTGCTCGTCGGCAGGCGTAATCGGGAAAGCGGACAGACCGTGGAAGGGCGAGGTAGAGGTCATGGTCGGCTCCTGGGGGACGTGGAGTGGACCCCATTTCGCCGGACAGGCGGCGGTTGGGTTTAGGCGCAGGACCTGTTAAATCCGAATGAGATGTGATTCAGGATCTCCGAGGGAGGAGCTTCTGATGGGTGATCTGTTCTTGCTGAGCGAGCGCCAGATGGCGCGGATATCGCCGCACTTTCCTTTGGCGCACGGGGTGCCGCGGGTGGATGACCAGCGGGTGGTGAGCGGGATCGTCTACGTCATCGGCAACGGCCTTCAGTGGAAGGATGCACCGAAGGCCTATGGTCCGCACAAGACGCTGTACAACCGCTTCATCCGCTGGAGCCGGCTTGGTGTGTTCACGGATTTTCGCCGCCCTTGCCGGTGAAGGCCCGAGACCTGAACGCATCATGATCGATGCGACACACCTGAAGGCCCACCGCACGGCGGCGAGCCTTCTAAAAAAGGGGATGTTCCCCGACGCATCGGACGCACCAAAGGCGGCTTGAACTCCAAGCTGCACGCCGTCTGCGACGGTGAGGGAAGACCGCTCGTCCTGTGTCTGTCGGAAGGCCAGATGAGCGACTACAACGGCGCCGCCATGATGCTGGACTGCCTGCCGAAGGCCAAGGTCATGCTGGCCGACAAGGGATACGATGCCGACTGGTTCCGCCAGGCGCTCGCCCTGCGCGGCATCGCCGCCTGCATTCCCGCCCGTGCCAAGCGCAAGGCCCCGGTGGCCCATGATGCGCTGCTCTATCGTCAGCGCCACAAGATCGAGATCATGTTCGGCAGGCTGAAGGACTGGCGCCGCATCCACACCAGCTACGACCGTTGCGCCCACACCTTCTTCTCCGCCATCTGCATCGCCGCAGCCGTCATCTTCTGGCTTTGATCAATGAGTCCTGAGCCTAGCACTACTTTGGCAGGTTGATTGTCGAAGGCGAAGCGAGCGGTTCATTGCAATGAGGGCAACGTGCCGGCGGCGGTCTTGCGAAGACGTTGAGGATCGCCTGTCGGACAGCGGGCATGCTCGGTTGCGGCGGCGGACCCGAGACTCTTTTTTTTCCGTCCCGCTGCGGTGAGGCGGCGGGACTGGAGGAAGGCGTAGGCGATCATCGTCATCAGCGCGTGTCGGTGCAGTCCGGTCCATGATCGCCCTTCGAAGTGGTCGAGGCCGAGCTCCTCTTTGAGCTGCTGATGTGCCTGCTCACAGATCCACCGCGCCTTGATAGCTCCCGCAAGCGTTTTGATCGTCGCGTCGGCTGGCAAGTTCGAGAGGTAGTATTTGCGTTCGCCGGTCGAGCGATGCTCACCGACCAGCCAAACTTCTTCGCCCGGCAGATGCTGGTTGCCCATGTCGCGGATCCGCTGGGTCGGACCGTCGGCCACGCGCACTCGCAAAGCTGCGAAACGCGCGGTAGTGTCCGCGCTCGTGGTGGAAATTCCGACATTGAAAGGTGTGGCTGAGGCGGTCACCGGATAGGGCGGCTAAGGTGGAGTTGCGAGACTTCAACCTGACCGGAGAACCCGATGACCGAGGACAGACTACCGCTTGCCGAGCTTTTTGCGAAAGCCGGGGACGGCGATTTCCTGAGAACGATAGCCGAGAGCGTGATGCAGCTCCTTATGGAGGTCGACGTTGAAGGCATGATCGGCGCCGGGCGCCACGAACGGACGCAGGAACGGGCGACTTATCGCAATGGCTACCGCGACCGCTCGCTCGACACGCGGCTCGGCTCGTTGCAGCTTCGGATACCCAAGCTTCGGCAGGGCAGCTACTTCCCGCCGTTCCTGGAGCCGAGAAAGCTCTCGGAGAAGGCCTTGGTTGCCGTCATTCAGGAAGCTTGGATCAGCGGCGTTTCCACCCGGCGGGTCGACGATCTGGTACAGGCCATGGGGCTGTCGGGGATCGGCAAGAGCACCGTATCGAAGCTGTGCAAAGACATCGACGAACGCGTCGGCGGCTTCCTCGACCGTCCTCTCACTGGCGACTGGCCCTACCTCTGGCTGGATGCGACCTACCTGAAGCAGCGCGAGGGTGGACGCATCGTTTCGGTCGCCGCCATAATCGCCGTGGCCGTGAACACGGACGGCAAGCGCGAGATCGTCGGCCTTCACATCGGCCCCTCGGAAGCGGAGACGTTTTGGTCGAGCTTCCTCAAGAGCCTCGTGCGCCGCGGCCTGTCCGGCGTGAAGCTCGTGATCTCGGATGCTCACGAAGGGCTGAAAGCCGCCATTCGCCGGGTGTTCAGCGCCTCCTGGCAGCGCTGCCGGGTGCATTGGATGCGCAACGCCCTGTCGTATGTCCCGAAGGCGCAGCAGAGCATGGCGGCGGCCGCGCTGCGCCAAGCCT
Coding sequences within it:
- a CDS encoding IS256 family transposase, whose translation is MTEDRLPLAELFAKAGDGDFLRTIAESVMQLLMEVDVEGMIGAGRHERTQERATYRNGYRDRSLDTRLGSLQLRIPKLRQGSYFPPFLEPRKLSEKALVAVIQEAWISGVSTRRVDDLVQAMGLSGIGKSTVSKLCKDIDERVGGFLDRPLTGDWPYLWLDATYLKQREGGRIVSVAAIIAVAVNTDGKREIVGLHIGPSEAETFWSSFLKSLVRRGLSGVKLVISDAHEGLKAAIRRVFSASWQRCRVHWMRNALSYVPKAQQSMAAAALRQAFAQPDRASASQALRHVADQLRGKCPKLGAFIDNSETDVLAHMDFPSQHRTRIHSTNSLERLNKEVKRRADVRGGPGKPDQHLGWIA